The following coding sequences lie in one Streptomyces venezuelae genomic window:
- a CDS encoding thiolase family protein — translation MPRTVRDVVFVDGVRTPFGKAGPKGIYHETRADDLVVKAIRELLRRNPDLDPAKIDEVAIAATTQIGDQGLTIGRTAGILAGLPQSVPGYSIDRMCAGALTAVTSVAGSVAFGAYDIAVAGGVEHMGRHPMGEGVDPNPRFVSEKLVDESALFMGMTAENLHDRYPSITKQRADAYAVRSQEKAAKAYADGKIQADLVPISVRRTNEEAGETGWGLATADEPMRPGTTLESLATLKTPFRTHGRVTAGNAAGLNDGATASLIASEEFARANNLPVKMRLVAYSFAGVEPEVMGYGPIPATEKALAQAGLSISDIGLFEINEAFAVQVLAFLEHYGIADDDARVNQYGGAIAFGHPLASSGVRLMTQLARQFEEQPEVRYGLTTMCVGFGMGATVIWENPHHKDAGGEA, via the coding sequence GTGCCTCGTACCGTCAGGGACGTCGTCTTCGTGGACGGCGTCCGCACCCCGTTCGGCAAGGCGGGCCCGAAGGGCATCTACCACGAGACCCGTGCCGATGACCTCGTCGTGAAGGCCATCCGGGAGCTGCTGCGCCGCAACCCGGACCTCGACCCCGCCAAGATCGACGAGGTCGCCATCGCCGCGACCACGCAGATCGGCGACCAGGGTCTGACGATCGGCCGCACCGCCGGCATCCTCGCCGGGCTCCCGCAGTCCGTGCCCGGCTACTCCATCGACCGCATGTGCGCCGGCGCCCTGACCGCCGTGACGTCCGTCGCGGGCAGCGTGGCCTTCGGTGCGTACGACATCGCCGTCGCGGGCGGTGTCGAGCACATGGGCCGCCACCCCATGGGCGAGGGCGTCGACCCGAACCCGCGGTTCGTGAGCGAGAAGCTCGTCGACGAGTCCGCCCTGTTCATGGGCATGACCGCCGAGAACCTGCACGACCGCTACCCGAGCATCACCAAGCAGCGCGCCGACGCATACGCCGTGCGCTCGCAGGAGAAGGCCGCCAAGGCGTACGCCGACGGCAAGATCCAGGCCGACCTCGTGCCGATCTCCGTGCGTCGGACGAACGAGGAGGCCGGTGAGACCGGCTGGGGCCTCGCCACCGCCGATGAGCCGATGCGGCCGGGGACCACGCTCGAGAGCCTCGCGACCCTCAAGACGCCGTTCCGTACCCACGGCCGCGTCACCGCGGGCAACGCCGCCGGTCTCAACGACGGCGCCACCGCCTCCCTCATCGCCTCCGAGGAGTTCGCCCGGGCGAACAACCTCCCCGTGAAGATGCGCCTCGTGGCGTACTCCTTCGCGGGCGTCGAGCCCGAGGTCATGGGCTACGGCCCGATCCCGGCGACCGAGAAGGCCCTCGCCCAGGCGGGGCTGAGCATCTCCGACATCGGTCTCTTCGAGATCAACGAGGCCTTCGCCGTGCAGGTCCTCGCCTTCCTGGAGCACTACGGCATCGCGGACGACGACGCCCGCGTGAACCAGTACGGCGGCGCCATCGCCTTCGGCCACCCGCTCGCCTCCTCCGGCGTACGCCTGATGACGCAGCTGGCGCGGCAGTTCGAGGAGCAGCCCGAGGTCCGCTACGGCCTCACGACCATGTGCGTCGGCTTCGGCATGGGCGCGACGGTCATCTGGGAGAACCCCCACCACAAGGACGCCGGAGGCGAAGCATGA
- a CDS encoding ribonuclease D yields the protein MTDAQETAADSSLRTTGGAPPDDVETAPTPLLEPRDGIPPVIADEEALAEMIAAYAGGTGPVAVDAERASGYRYGQRAYLVQLRREGAGTALIDPVACPDLSGLGAAIGDAEWVLHAATQDLPCLREIGMVPSRLFDTELAGRLAGFPRVGLGAMVESVLGYVLEKGHSAVDWSTRPLPEPWLRYAALDVELLVDLRDALEKELDRQGKLEWAREEFDAIASAPPAPPRKDPWRRTSGMHKVRRRRQMAVVRELWTARDKVAQRRDVSPGKVLSDGAIVEAALGLPPNVHALAGLSGFGHRMGRRQLEQWQAAVDRAKALPDAELPQPGQAVTGPPPPRSWADRDPAAAARLSAARAAISSLAEQLNMPQENLITPDTVRRVCWEPPVQVDEASVAAALASHGARPWQITQVTPALVTALT from the coding sequence GTGACCGACGCCCAAGAGACCGCAGCAGACAGCTCACTGCGAACCACCGGAGGCGCTCCTCCGGACGACGTCGAAACGGCGCCGACCCCGTTGCTCGAGCCCCGCGACGGCATTCCGCCGGTGATCGCCGACGAGGAGGCCCTCGCGGAGATGATCGCCGCGTACGCCGGCGGCACCGGACCCGTCGCCGTCGACGCCGAGCGCGCGTCCGGCTACCGGTACGGACAGCGGGCCTATCTCGTCCAGCTCCGCCGCGAGGGCGCGGGCACCGCGCTCATCGACCCCGTCGCCTGCCCCGACCTCTCCGGGCTCGGCGCGGCCATCGGCGACGCGGAGTGGGTCCTGCACGCGGCCACGCAGGACCTGCCGTGCCTGCGCGAAATAGGCATGGTCCCCTCCCGGCTCTTCGACACGGAGCTCGCGGGGCGCCTCGCCGGGTTCCCGCGCGTGGGTCTCGGGGCGATGGTGGAGAGCGTGCTCGGCTACGTCCTGGAGAAGGGCCACTCCGCGGTCGACTGGTCGACCCGCCCGCTCCCCGAGCCCTGGCTCCGCTACGCGGCACTCGACGTCGAGCTCCTCGTCGACCTGCGCGACGCGCTGGAGAAGGAGCTCGACCGGCAGGGCAAGCTGGAGTGGGCCCGCGAGGAGTTCGACGCCATCGCGTCGGCGCCGCCGGCTCCGCCCCGCAAGGACCCCTGGCGCCGCACGTCCGGTATGCACAAGGTCCGCCGTCGCCGTCAGATGGCGGTCGTACGAGAGCTCTGGACCGCCCGCGACAAGGTGGCCCAGCGGCGTGACGTGTCGCCGGGCAAGGTGCTCAGCGACGGGGCGATCGTCGAGGCGGCGCTCGGACTGCCGCCGAACGTGCACGCGCTGGCGGGGTTGTCGGGCTTCGGGCACCGGATGGGGCGGCGGCAGCTGGAGCAGTGGCAGGCGGCGGTCGACCGCGCGAAGGCGCTGCCCGACGCGGAGCTTCCGCAGCCGGGCCAAGCGGTGACCGGTCCGCCGCCTCCCCGGTCCTGGGCGGACCGGGACCCGGCGGCGGCGGCGCGGCTCTCCGCCGCGCGCGCGGCGATCTCCTCTCTGGCGGAGCAGCTCAACATGCCCCAGGAGAACCTGATCACCCCGGATACGGTGCGGCGGGTGTGCTGGGAGCCGCCGGTGCAGGTCGACGAAGCCTCTGTCGCGGCGGCGCTCGCCTCGCACGGCGCCCGCCCCTGGCAAATCACCCAGGTAACCCCGGCCCTGGTAACGGCCCTCACCTGA
- a CDS encoding response regulator transcription factor, translating into MSVLLEQPASLVAYRPNKPTAMVVVADPRVRSTVTRHLWALGVRDVIEASSIAEARPRIGNPRDICVADVHLPDGSGLTLLSETRAAGWPNGLALSAADDIGAVRNALAGGVKGYVVTGTRTNVGLPTRPGAAPIGSAAARMHRRPPGTPSHPGGYRELSGREVEVLRLVAEGQSNKAIGVSMGLSALTVKSHLARIARKLGTGDRAGMVAVALRTGIIH; encoded by the coding sequence GTGTCCGTTCTCCTCGAGCAGCCCGCAAGCCTGGTCGCCTACCGCCCGAACAAGCCGACCGCCATGGTCGTCGTGGCCGACCCCCGCGTCCGTTCCACCGTCACCCGCCACCTGTGGGCACTCGGTGTACGCGACGTCATCGAGGCCTCGTCCATCGCGGAGGCTCGTCCCCGCATCGGCAACCCCCGGGACATCTGCGTCGCTGATGTCCACCTCCCCGACGGCTCCGGCCTGACGCTCCTCTCCGAAACCCGTGCCGCGGGCTGGCCCAACGGCCTCGCCCTCTCCGCCGCCGACGACATCGGTGCCGTGCGCAACGCCCTCGCGGGCGGCGTCAAGGGCTACGTCGTCACCGGCACTCGCACGAACGTCGGACTCCCCACCCGCCCCGGCGCGGCCCCCATCGGTTCGGCCGCCGCCCGCATGCACCGTCGCCCTCCGGGCACCCCGAGCCACCCCGGCGGCTACCGAGAGCTGTCCGGCCGTGAGGTCGAGGTGCTCCGCCTCGTCGCCGAGGGCCAGTCCAACAAGGCCATCGGCGTCTCGATGGGCCTGTCCGCCCTGACCGTGAAGAGCCACCTCGCCCGGATCGCGCGCAAGCTCGGCACGGGTGACCGGGCCGGGATGGTGGCGGTCGCGCTGCGCACCGGCATCATCCACTGA
- a CDS encoding DUF3000 domain-containing protein encodes MAAAQGQRSDGAGEMDGSEGKVADSAPLPFRAAVDALRGARLRPEIEIDPTRPPQRLAPYAYALEAAVVEDDEDLADGRLVLLHDPAGHDAWQGTFRLVTLVRAELEPEMAADPLLPEVCWSWLTGALSARGLSADEASGTVTRAGSHYFGGLSERPPASQIEIRASWTPREGSGGVPDTGAHLAAWCDLLCQVAGLPPVGPGGPGASGSGGSGSGSGDASVVSLPQRRGPLSH; translated from the coding sequence ATGGCTGCGGCTCAGGGACAACGGTCGGACGGCGCTGGCGAGATGGACGGTTCGGAGGGGAAGGTGGCGGATTCGGCTCCGTTGCCCTTCCGCGCGGCGGTCGACGCGCTGCGGGGGGCACGGCTGCGGCCGGAGATCGAGATCGACCCGACGCGGCCGCCGCAACGGCTCGCGCCGTACGCGTACGCGTTGGAGGCGGCGGTCGTGGAGGACGACGAGGACCTCGCCGACGGGCGGCTCGTCCTGCTCCACGATCCGGCGGGGCACGACGCGTGGCAGGGCACCTTCCGGCTCGTCACGCTCGTACGGGCGGAGCTGGAGCCGGAGATGGCGGCGGATCCGCTGCTGCCGGAGGTCTGCTGGTCGTGGCTGACCGGCGCGCTCAGCGCGCGGGGGCTCTCGGCGGACGAGGCGAGCGGAACGGTGACGCGCGCCGGCTCGCACTACTTCGGGGGGCTCTCGGAGCGGCCGCCCGCCTCGCAGATCGAGATCCGGGCGTCGTGGACGCCGCGGGAGGGCAGCGGCGGGGTGCCGGACACGGGCGCGCATCTGGCGGCGTGGTGCGACCTGCTCTGCCAGGTCGCGGGGCTGCCGCCGGTGGGTCCCGGGGGGCCGGGCGCCTCGGGCTCCGGGGGCTCGGGGTCGGGCTCGGGTGACGCCTCCGTGGTGTCGCTGCCGCAACGGCGGGGCCCGCTCTCCCACTGA
- the hemE gene encoding uroporphyrinogen decarboxylase: protein MSANDSRGPEGRQNTATYDSPFMKACRREAVPHTPVWFMRQAGRSLPEYRKVREGTAMLESCMRPDLVTEITLQPVRRHNVDAAIYFSDIVVPLKAIGIDLDIKPGVGPVVENPIRSRADLAQLRDLTPDDVHYVTEAMGMLTAELGSTPLIGFAGAPFTLASYLVEGGPSRNHEHTKALMYGDPQLWADLLDRLAEITAAFLKVQIEAGASAVQLFDSWVGALAPADYRRSVMPASAKVFDAVASYGVPRIHFGVGTGELLGLMGEAGADVVGSDWRVPLDEAARRVGPGKAIQGNLDPAVLFSTREAVERKTDEVLAAASGLEGHIFNLGHGVLPTTDPEALTRLVEYVHTRTAV, encoded by the coding sequence GTGAGTGCCAATGACAGCCGTGGCCCCGAGGGCCGGCAGAACACAGCGACGTACGACTCCCCCTTCATGAAGGCGTGCCGGCGCGAGGCAGTGCCGCACACACCGGTCTGGTTCATGCGGCAGGCGGGGCGCTCACTTCCCGAGTACCGCAAGGTCCGCGAGGGCACGGCCATGCTGGAGTCCTGCATGCGCCCCGACCTCGTCACCGAGATCACGCTGCAGCCCGTGCGCCGCCACAACGTCGACGCCGCGATCTACTTCAGCGACATCGTCGTCCCGCTGAAGGCCATCGGCATCGACCTCGACATCAAGCCGGGCGTCGGTCCCGTCGTCGAGAACCCGATCCGTTCGCGCGCCGACCTGGCGCAGCTGCGGGACCTCACGCCCGACGACGTCCACTACGTCACCGAGGCGATGGGCATGCTGACGGCCGAGCTCGGCTCGACGCCGCTCATCGGTTTCGCCGGTGCGCCTTTCACTCTCGCGAGCTACCTCGTGGAGGGCGGTCCGAGCCGTAACCACGAGCACACCAAGGCGCTGATGTACGGCGACCCGCAGCTCTGGGCCGACCTGCTCGACCGTCTCGCGGAGATCACCGCCGCCTTCCTGAAGGTGCAGATCGAGGCGGGCGCGAGCGCCGTGCAGCTCTTCGACTCGTGGGTGGGCGCGCTGGCGCCCGCCGACTACCGCCGCTCGGTGATGCCCGCGTCGGCGAAGGTCTTCGACGCCGTCGCCTCGTACGGCGTGCCGCGCATCCACTTCGGTGTCGGCACCGGCGAGCTCCTCGGCCTCATGGGCGAGGCCGGCGCGGACGTCGTGGGCTCGGACTGGCGGGTGCCGCTGGACGAGGCCGCGCGCCGCGTCGGTCCCGGCAAGGCGATCCAGGGCAACCTGGACCCGGCCGTCCTCTTCTCCACGCGTGAGGCCGTCGAGCGGAAGACGGACGAGGTCCTCGCCGCCGCGAGCGGCCTGGAGGGGCACATCTTCAACCTCGGGCACGGCGTCCTGCCCACCACGGACCCCGAGGCGCTGACCCGCCTCGTGGAGTACGTGCACACGCGCACGGCCGTCTGA
- a CDS encoding FAD-dependent oxidoreductase, with protein sequence MSGTSSTRERLVVIGGDAAGMSAASQARRLKGPDELEIVAFERGHFTSYSACGIPYWVGGDVGERDDLIARTPEEHRKRAIDLRMRTEVVRIDVAGRRVLARDVEEGEEYWTAYDKLVIATGARPLRPALPGIDAPNVHGVQTLDDGQALLDTLAGTPGRRAVVIGAGYIGVEMAEALVNRGYEVTVVNRGKEPMSTLDPDMGCLVHDAMTGMGIGMVNGAEVTAILTGDDGRARAVATADAEYPADVVVLGIGVRPETELAREAGLPVGAYGGLLTDLAMRVRGTDAGGVIWAGGDCVEVLDLVSGRERHIPLGTHANKHGQVIGSNAGGGYATFPGVVGTAVSKVCDLEIARTGLRERDALAAGFRFVTVTIESTSRAGYYPGAAPMKVKMIAERRTGRLLGVQIVGREGAGKRVDVAAVALTAQMTVEQMTALDLGYAPPFSPVWDPVLVAARKAVAAVRSEG encoded by the coding sequence ATGAGCGGTACGAGCAGCACACGAGAGCGACTGGTGGTCATCGGGGGCGACGCGGCGGGCATGTCCGCCGCGTCGCAGGCGCGGAGGCTCAAGGGCCCCGACGAACTGGAGATCGTCGCGTTCGAACGCGGCCACTTCACTTCGTACTCCGCCTGCGGCATCCCCTACTGGGTGGGCGGCGACGTCGGCGAGCGGGACGACCTGATCGCGCGGACGCCCGAGGAGCACCGCAAGCGGGCGATCGATCTGCGGATGCGCACGGAGGTGGTGCGCATCGACGTCGCGGGACGCCGCGTCCTGGCCAGGGACGTGGAGGAGGGTGAGGAGTACTGGACGGCGTACGACAAGCTCGTCATCGCCACCGGCGCGCGCCCCCTGCGCCCGGCGCTCCCCGGCATCGACGCACCCAATGTGCACGGCGTGCAGACGCTGGACGACGGGCAGGCCCTGCTCGACACCCTTGCCGGGACGCCGGGCCGCCGCGCCGTGGTCATCGGCGCGGGCTACATCGGCGTCGAGATGGCGGAGGCGCTCGTCAACCGCGGTTACGAGGTGACGGTCGTCAACCGCGGCAAGGAGCCCATGTCGACGCTCGACCCGGACATGGGCTGCCTCGTGCACGACGCGATGACGGGCATGGGCATCGGGATGGTGAACGGCGCCGAGGTCACCGCGATCCTGACCGGCGACGACGGGCGGGCCAGGGCGGTGGCGACGGCGGACGCCGAGTACCCGGCGGACGTGGTGGTGCTCGGCATCGGTGTACGCCCGGAGACGGAGCTCGCACGCGAGGCGGGGCTGCCGGTCGGCGCGTACGGCGGACTCCTCACGGACCTCGCGATGCGCGTGCGCGGAACCGACGCGGGCGGGGTCATCTGGGCGGGCGGCGACTGCGTGGAGGTCCTCGACCTGGTGTCGGGGCGCGAGCGGCACATCCCGCTCGGCACGCACGCCAACAAGCACGGGCAGGTCATCGGCTCCAACGCGGGCGGGGGCTACGCGACGTTCCCCGGTGTCGTCGGCACGGCCGTCAGCAAGGTCTGCGACCTGGAGATCGCCCGCACCGGCCTGCGCGAGCGGGACGCGCTGGCCGCCGGGTTCCGGTTCGTGACGGTGACCATCGAGTCGACGAGCCGGGCCGGCTACTACCCGGGGGCCGCGCCGATGAAGGTGAAGATGATCGCCGAGCGGCGCACGGGGCGGCTCCTCGGCGTGCAGATCGTCGGCCGCGAGGGCGCGGGGAAGCGGGTCGACGTGGCGGCCGTCGCGCTGACGGCGCAGATGACGGTGGAACAGATGACGGCACTCGACCTCGGGTACGCGCCGCCGTTCTCCCCGGTGTGGGACCCGGTCCTGGTGGCGGCACGGAAGGCGGTGGCGGCGGTGCGGTCGGAGGGCTAG
- a CDS encoding DUF4349 domain-containing protein, with amino-acid sequence MIQVVAGLVLALALALAGCTSAGDGGADTDSGAGGDDKAAGLQAEGNGKGASGSKADRKQPDPTGTHIIRTAKLTVRVKDVPDALDDARRAAEDAGGIVGNENTSRDGEGRERSRVVLRVPQDKYEDVLTALEGTGKLLGKDAKAQDVTDQVVDVESRIKSQRASVARVRELMDRATKLSDVVTLEGELSTRQSDLEALLARQESLKDRTSMATITLSLTENGAKADAGDDDPSFGDALGGGWDAFVTALRWIAIVLAAALPFAAVVALLVLLWLRVVRPRWRRRAP; translated from the coding sequence ATGATTCAGGTCGTGGCCGGCCTCGTCCTGGCCCTCGCTCTCGCGCTCGCGGGATGCACGAGCGCGGGGGACGGCGGCGCCGACACCGACTCCGGCGCCGGGGGCGACGACAAGGCCGCGGGCCTCCAGGCCGAAGGGAACGGGAAGGGCGCCTCGGGCAGCAAGGCCGACCGCAAACAGCCCGACCCCACCGGCACCCACATCATCCGCACCGCGAAGCTCACCGTCCGCGTCAAGGACGTGCCCGATGCCCTGGACGACGCCCGGCGGGCGGCCGAGGACGCCGGGGGCATCGTCGGGAACGAGAACACCTCGCGCGACGGCGAGGGCCGCGAGCGCTCCCGCGTCGTGCTGCGCGTGCCGCAGGACAAGTACGAGGACGTCCTGACCGCCCTCGAAGGCACCGGCAAGCTCCTCGGCAAGGACGCGAAGGCCCAGGACGTCACCGACCAGGTCGTCGACGTCGAGAGCCGCATCAAGTCGCAGCGGGCGAGCGTGGCGCGCGTACGGGAGCTGATGGACAGGGCGACCAAGCTCAGCGACGTGGTCACCCTCGAAGGTGAGCTGAGCACCCGCCAGTCCGACCTGGAGGCGCTGCTCGCCCGGCAGGAGTCGCTGAAGGACCGGACGAGCATGGCGACGATCACCCTCTCGCTCACCGAGAACGGGGCGAAGGCGGACGCCGGGGACGACGACCCGTCGTTCGGGGACGCGCTCGGCGGCGGCTGGGACGCGTTCGTGACCGCGCTGCGCTGGATCGCGATCGTTCTCGCGGCCGCCCTGCCGTTCGCGGCGGTCGTCGCGCTGCTCGTGCTGCTGTGGCTGCGCGTCGTACGTCCCCGGTGGCGTCGGCGTGCGCCGTAG
- the hemG gene encoding protoporphyrinogen oxidase has translation MRATDTRTGNGHVVVIGGGIAGLAAAHRLLTADPDRRVTVIEASDRLGGKLHAGEIAGVRVDLGAESLLARRPEAVALAREVGLADRLQPPATANAAIWTRGALRPMPKGHVMGVPGDASALAGVLSEEGLHRIARDGELPPTEVGDDVAVGEYVAARLGREVVDRLVEPLLGGVYAGDAYRISMRSAVPQLFEAARTHTSLTEGVRAIQARAARNQQTGPVFMGIEGGVGQLPLAVADAVRALGGDIRTGTPVTELRRTPTGWQVGTEAAVIDADAVVVAVPAHSAAALLGVEAPAAAAELATVEYASMALMTLAYRRGETDLPEGSGFLVPPVDGHTIKASTFASRKWGWIADEDPDLLVLRTSVGRYGETEILRRDDAELIELSRHDLHAATGLDAEPVATRVTRWHDGLPQYPVGHHARVARIREHVGKLPGLVVCGAAYDGVGVPACIASAHAAVDQLGGDTVGVEELTRNPVQSLHGGGGE, from the coding sequence ATGCGCGCAACGGACACACGTACGGGAAACGGTCACGTCGTCGTCATCGGGGGCGGGATCGCCGGACTGGCCGCCGCGCACCGGCTGCTCACCGCCGACCCGGACCGCCGGGTGACCGTCATCGAGGCCTCGGACCGGCTCGGCGGCAAGCTCCACGCCGGTGAGATCGCCGGGGTCCGCGTCGATCTCGGCGCCGAGTCGCTGCTCGCCCGCCGCCCCGAGGCCGTCGCCCTCGCCCGCGAGGTGGGCCTCGCCGACCGGCTCCAGCCGCCCGCCACCGCGAACGCCGCGATCTGGACCCGCGGCGCCCTGCGCCCCATGCCCAAGGGGCACGTCATGGGCGTGCCCGGCGACGCGTCCGCCCTCGCGGGAGTCCTCTCCGAAGAGGGACTGCACCGCATCGCACGGGACGGTGAACTGCCGCCCACCGAGGTCGGTGACGACGTCGCGGTCGGCGAGTACGTCGCCGCGCGCCTCGGCAGGGAAGTCGTCGACCGGCTCGTGGAGCCCCTCCTCGGCGGGGTCTACGCGGGCGACGCGTACCGCATCTCGATGCGCTCGGCCGTCCCGCAGCTCTTCGAGGCGGCCCGCACGCACACCTCCCTCACGGAGGGCGTCCGCGCCATCCAGGCGCGCGCGGCGAGGAATCAGCAGACCGGGCCCGTCTTCATGGGCATCGAGGGCGGCGTCGGACAGCTGCCGCTCGCCGTCGCCGACGCGGTGCGCGCCCTGGGCGGCGACATCCGCACGGGCACGCCGGTCACCGAGCTGCGGCGGACCCCGACGGGCTGGCAGGTCGGCACCGAGGCGGCGGTCATCGACGCGGACGCCGTGGTCGTCGCCGTGCCCGCCCACTCCGCCGCCGCGCTCCTCGGCGTCGAGGCGCCCGCCGCCGCGGCCGAGCTCGCCACGGTCGAGTACGCCTCCATGGCGCTGATGACCCTCGCGTACCGCCGCGGCGAAACCGACCTCCCCGAAGGCAGCGGCTTTCTCGTGCCGCCGGTCGACGGGCACACCATCAAGGCGTCCACCTTCGCGTCGCGCAAGTGGGGGTGGATCGCGGACGAGGACCCCGATCTCCTCGTCCTTCGCACGTCCGTCGGGCGGTACGGCGAGACGGAGATCCTGCGGCGCGACGACGCCGAACTGATCGAACTCTCGCGGCACGACCTGCACGCCGCCACCGGCCTGGACGCCGAGCCCGTCGCCACCCGCGTCACCCGCTGGCACGACGGCCTTCCGCAGTACCCCGTCGGGCACCACGCGCGCGTGGCCCGCATCCGCGAGCACGTGGGCAAGCTGCCGGGACTCGTCGTGTGCGGAGCGGCGTACGACGGCGTGGGCGTCCCCGCCTGCATCGCGAGCGCCCATGCGGCCGTCGACCAGCTGGGCGGTGACACGGTCGGTGTGGAGGAGCTCACCCGCAACCCGGTGCAGAGTCTGCACGGCGGCGGAGGAGAATAG
- the hemQ gene encoding hydrogen peroxide-dependent heme synthase → MSDDAPAKTPNAGKKAKDLNEVIRYTLWSVFKLRDVLPEQRAGYAEEVQDLFDQLAAKDVTVRGTYDVSGLRADADVMIWWHAETADELQEAYNLFRRTKLGRALEPVWSNMALHRPAEFNKSHIPAFLADETPRNYVSVYPFVRSYDWYLLPDEDRRRMLADHGKMARGYPDVRANTVASFSLGDYEWLLAFEADELYRIVDLMRHLRASEARMHVREEVPFYTGRRKSVAELVAGLA, encoded by the coding sequence ATGAGTGACGACGCCCCCGCCAAGACGCCCAACGCGGGCAAGAAGGCCAAGGACCTCAACGAGGTCATCCGCTACACCCTGTGGTCCGTCTTCAAGCTGCGCGACGTGCTGCCCGAGCAGCGCGCGGGCTACGCCGAAGAGGTCCAGGACCTGTTCGACCAGCTCGCCGCCAAGGACGTCACCGTCCGCGGCACCTACGACGTCTCGGGCCTGCGCGCCGACGCCGATGTCATGATCTGGTGGCACGCCGAGACCGCCGACGAGCTGCAGGAGGCCTACAACCTCTTCCGCCGCACGAAGCTCGGCCGCGCCCTGGAGCCGGTCTGGTCGAACATGGCGCTGCACCGCCCCGCCGAGTTCAACAAGTCGCACATCCCGGCGTTCCTCGCCGACGAGACGCCCCGCAACTATGTCAGCGTCTACCCCTTCGTGCGCTCCTACGACTGGTACCTGCTGCCCGACGAGGACCGCCGCCGCATGCTCGCCGACCACGGCAAGATGGCCCGCGGCTACCCCGACGTGCGCGCCAACACGGTCGCGTCGTTCTCGCTCGGCGACTACGAATGGCTGCTGGCCTTCGAGGCCGACGAGCTGTACCGCATCGTCGACCTCATGCGTCACCTGCGCGCCTCCGAGGCCCGCATGCACGTGCGCGAAGAGGTCCCGTTCTACACCGGCCGCCGCAAGTCCGTGGCCGAGCTCGTGGCGGGCCTCGCCTAG